One Streptomyces hundungensis DNA segment encodes these proteins:
- a CDS encoding LysE family translocator, translating into MVSTDRFLAFAAMSLLVIVIPGPSVLFVIGRALAHGRRTALATVLGNVLGSYVLVCAVALGIGALVERSASVFMAVKLAGAAYLVLLGVQAYRHRGDMRLGVAAIGGAAATVRPAHGDLRTVADGVLVGVTNPKGIVFFAAVLPQFVDHTAGHLPSQMLLLGLIPITIGLITDTLWGLGAAAARGWFARSEKRLSMIGGAGGFAMIGLGVTVAATGRAD; encoded by the coding sequence ATGGTGTCGACCGATCGCTTCCTCGCCTTCGCCGCGATGTCCCTTCTGGTGATCGTGATCCCGGGCCCGAGCGTGCTGTTCGTGATCGGCCGCGCCCTCGCGCACGGCCGCCGCACCGCGCTGGCCACCGTGCTCGGCAACGTCCTCGGTTCGTATGTGCTGGTGTGCGCGGTGGCGCTCGGCATCGGCGCCCTGGTGGAGCGTTCGGCGTCGGTGTTCATGGCCGTGAAGCTGGCGGGCGCGGCGTATCTGGTGCTGCTCGGGGTGCAGGCGTACCGGCACCGTGGTGACATGCGGCTCGGGGTGGCGGCCATCGGCGGCGCGGCGGCCACCGTCCGGCCGGCCCACGGCGATCTGCGAACCGTCGCCGACGGGGTCCTGGTGGGCGTGACCAACCCCAAGGGCATCGTGTTCTTCGCGGCGGTGCTGCCGCAGTTCGTGGACCACACGGCCGGCCATCTGCCCTCGCAGATGCTGCTGCTCGGACTGATCCCCATCACCATCGGCCTGATCACGGACACCCTGTGGGGCCTGGGCGCGGCAGCCGCGCGCGGCTGGTTCGCCCGCTCCGAAAAACGCCTCTCGATGATCGGCGGCGCGGGTGGCTTCGCAATGATCGGGCTGGGCGTAACAGTCGCCGCAACCGGCCGAGCCGACTGA